In a genomic window of Wyeomyia smithii strain HCP4-BCI-WySm-NY-G18 chromosome 1, ASM2978416v1, whole genome shotgun sequence:
- the LOC129718718 gene encoding uncharacterized protein LOC129718718 has product MDWYDHIVHAASSASDDGEKWLLFRLTEVKRQMPKRSGSRPGRRPNVNRNFRFGHEKLLQDYFSETPTYDDNHFLRRFRIPRAMFLDIMQELESSDDYFQLRCDATGKVGLSSLQKCTAALRMLAYGASASSLDENLRIGESTSLLTLRNFCKAVLNIYGPEYLRAPAPEEVNKLMHQNAVRGFPGMVGSVDCMHWVWKNCPVTFKGQYQGKEGKSTIVLEAVASRDLYIWHAFFGCP; this is encoded by the exons atggattggtatgatcacATAGTTCATGCTGCAAGTAGCGCTTCGGATGATGGTGAAAAATGGTTGCTATTTCGGTTGACTGAAG TGAAAAGACAAATGCCGAAACGGAGCGGCTCACGTCCTGGGAGACGACCCAACGTCAATCGCAATTTCCGTTTCGGTCATGAGAAACTATTGCAGGACTACTTTAGCGAGACACCTACGTACgacgacaatcattttttacGGCGTTTTCGCATACCGAGAGCGATGTTCCTCGATATCATGCAGGAACTAGAGTCGAGTGATGACTATTTCCAACTTCGGTGCGATGCAACTGGAAAAGTCGGTCTTAGctcgttgcaaaaatgtacagcAGCTTTACGGATGTTGGCGTACGGTGCCTCCGCTAGTTCTCTCGATGAAAATTTAAGAATTGGAGAGTCGACCAGCCTGCTTACCCTGAGGAATTTTTGCAAAGCAGTCCTCAATATTTACGGCCCGGAGTATTTGCGTGCCCCTGCACCTGAAGAAGTAAACAAACTTATGCATCAAAATGCAGTACGTGGCTTCCCTGGTATGGTGGGATCCGTAGATTGTATGCATTGGGTTTGGAAAAATTGCCCTGTGACTTTCAAAGGGCAATACCAGGGAAAGGAAGGAAAGTCAACGATAGTACTTGAAGCCGTTGCGTCGCGGGATTTATATATTTGGCATGCATTTTTTGGTTGCCCATGA
- the LOC129718719 gene encoding uncharacterized protein LOC129718719, whose translation MFLEDTGLKTFKIQACYDILKDEPKFKELQDSKNLIKRKRKANISAIEEDAPVALPSDDDTQPSTSNTIRTARPVGQKKAKMLQQNKDTTSEASWDKVLQEIKRKNEILERQSNEIRRASDIKIITTPIEGLDEMSKSLLLQLKAELVVKFNSNRTEDFLDDRASSSNCVDFESGCIGEPEPEKDTDVPV comes from the exons atgttcctggAAGACACTGGactgaaaacattcaaaatacAGGCATGCTATGATATCCTTAAGGACGAGCCTAAATTCAAAGAGCTGCAAGATTCGAAGAATTTGATAAAGCGGAAACGGAAGGCGAATATCTCCGCGATCG AAGAAGATGCACCTGTTGCTTTACCTAGTGATGATGATACCCAACCCTCAACATCGAATACTATCCGTACAGCACGACCGGTTGgacagaaaaaagcaaaaatgctACAGCAAAACAAAGACACAACGTCTGAGGCTTCGTGGGACAAAGTATTACAggaaataaaaagaaagaaTGAAATACTTGAACGGCAATCAAATGAGATTCGACGTGCTTCAGACATAAAAATAATCACTACTCCAATCGAAGGACTGGACGAAATGTCAAAAAGCCTTCTACTTCAACTGAAGGCAGAGCTGGTGGTCAAATTTAATTCGAATAGGACTGAAGATTTTCTCGATGATAGAGCCTCCTCGTCGAATTGTGTCGATTTCGAGTCAGGTTGTATTGGAGAGCCGGAACCCGAAAAAGATACTGATGTTCCGGTTTAA